One genomic window of Haloferax mediterranei ATCC 33500 includes the following:
- a CDS encoding DUF5808 domain-containing protein codes for MVDKPQSGTLFGIPYNFERPSVGRLLSSYWQPGEGMLVEKPFGIGYTLNLASWRSWVVLLVAGGLLWNERQKAEEKEEVEADEGPVEVIVD; via the coding sequence ATGGTAGACAAACCGCAGAGCGGAACTCTCTTTGGCATCCCATACAACTTCGAGCGCCCGAGCGTGGGCCGACTACTATCATCTTACTGGCAACCCGGTGAGGGGATGCTCGTCGAGAAGCCATTCGGCATCGGTTACACGCTGAATCTCGCGAGTTGGCGGTCGTGGGTCGTCCTTCTCGTCGCCGGTGGCCTGCTCTGGAACGAGCGCCAGAAAGCGGAGGAAAAAGAAGAGGTAGAGGCCGACGAAGGTCCCGTCGAGGTCATCGTCGACTAA
- a CDS encoding 30S ribosomal protein S24e, whose amino-acid sequence MDIEIISEEENPMLHRTDVRFEIVHEEATPSRLSVRDSLAAKLNKDSDEVVVHELDTKFGMRKTAGYAKVYESPEFARDVEQEHMLERNKITDAEAEAEEA is encoded by the coding sequence ATGGATATCGAAATCATCTCCGAGGAGGAGAACCCCATGTTGCACCGGACGGACGTCCGATTCGAGATCGTCCACGAGGAAGCTACGCCCTCCCGTCTGTCGGTCCGCGACTCGCTCGCGGCCAAGCTGAACAAGGACTCCGACGAAGTCGTCGTCCACGAACTCGACACGAAGTTCGGTATGCGCAAGACGGCGGGCTACGCGAAGGTCTACGAGAGCCCCGAGTTCGCACGCGACGTCGAACAGGAACACATGCTCGAACGCAACAAGATCACCGACGCCGAAGCCGAAGCCGAAGAGGCCTAA
- a CDS encoding translation initiation factor IF-2 subunit gamma: MVTKNPQQPEVNIGLVGHVDHGKTTLVQALSGSWTDQHSEEMKRGISIRLGYADATFRQIPGADAPECYTVEEETEDGDETDVLRTVSFVDAPGHETLMATMLSGAAIMDGAILLVSATEDVPQAQTAEHLMALDIIGIENIVIAQNKVDLVDRERALDNYEQIKEFVEGTVAEDAPIVPISAQQEVNLDLLIETIEAEIPTPERDETEDSQMYVARSFDINRPGTTWDGLMGGVVGGSVVAGKLEEGDELELRPGREVEEEGQTEWRSITTEIRSLQAGGNMVDEVRPGGLCGVGTGLDPSFTKGDALAGQVAGEPGTLPPTRERFTMDVELLERVVGGNGDEGIEEISTGEPLMLTVGTATTVGAVTSARSGEAEVSLKRPVCAEEGAKIAINRRVGARWRLIGIGTLK; the protein is encoded by the coding sequence ATGGTGACGAAAAACCCACAACAACCGGAGGTGAACATCGGACTCGTCGGTCACGTCGACCACGGAAAGACGACGCTCGTCCAAGCGTTGTCTGGGTCGTGGACGGACCAACACTCGGAAGAGATGAAGCGCGGTATCTCCATCCGACTCGGATACGCCGACGCGACGTTCCGTCAGATTCCCGGCGCCGATGCGCCGGAGTGCTACACAGTCGAAGAAGAGACCGAAGACGGTGACGAGACGGACGTTCTTCGTACCGTTTCGTTCGTCGACGCGCCCGGTCACGAGACGCTCATGGCGACGATGCTCTCTGGTGCCGCCATCATGGACGGTGCCATCCTGCTCGTGAGCGCGACCGAGGACGTGCCGCAGGCCCAGACGGCCGAGCACCTGATGGCGCTCGATATCATCGGTATCGAGAACATCGTCATCGCGCAGAACAAAGTCGACCTCGTCGACCGCGAGCGTGCCCTCGACAACTACGAACAAATCAAGGAGTTCGTAGAGGGGACGGTGGCCGAAGACGCCCCAATCGTGCCCATCAGCGCACAGCAAGAGGTCAACCTCGATCTGCTCATCGAGACTATCGAAGCGGAGATTCCGACGCCCGAACGCGACGAGACTGAAGACAGTCAAATGTACGTCGCGCGCAGTTTCGACATCAACCGTCCGGGGACGACCTGGGACGGTCTCATGGGCGGCGTTGTCGGCGGCAGCGTCGTCGCCGGAAAGCTCGAAGAAGGCGACGAACTCGAACTTCGCCCCGGCCGCGAAGTCGAAGAGGAAGGCCAGACCGAATGGCGCTCCATCACGACCGAGATTCGCTCGCTTCAGGCGGGCGGCAACATGGTCGACGAAGTCCGCCCCGGCGGGCTCTGCGGTGTCGGGACCGGTCTCGACCCGAGCTTCACGAAAGGCGACGCCCTCGCAGGGCAGGTCGCCGGCGAACCCGGCACGCTCCCGCCGACGCGCGAACGGTTCACGATGGACGTGGAACTGCTCGAACGCGTCGTCGGTGGCAACGGAGACGAGGGTATCGAGGAGATATCCACCGGCGAACCGCTGATGCTCACCGTCGGCACCGCGACCACCGTTGGCGCGGTGACGAGTGCGCGCAGCGGTGAAGCCGAAGTTTCGCTCAAGCGACCCGTCTGCGCCGAGGAAGGTGCGAAGATTGCCATCAACCGCCGCGTGGGCGCTCGATGGCGTCTCATCGGTATCGGGACGCTCAAGTGA
- a CDS encoding GTP-dependent dephospho-CoA kinase family protein, with translation MLTLPTDLRAAFKEPFGPVYTEAEALLADASSEETDAPLVAVGDVVTFHLRRAGRPPDVAIIDGKTKREAVDEEIRRAIETGRLVEVTNEPGTLSFDLVSALVEALDAEEPTTLLVTGEEDLATLPAVLAAPLGSTVVYGQPDEGMVRVTVTEAAKTEMRDLLAQFDGDIETVLSPLDT, from the coding sequence ATGCTCACCCTGCCGACGGACCTCCGCGCGGCGTTCAAAGAGCCGTTCGGCCCCGTCTACACCGAGGCCGAGGCGCTCCTCGCAGATGCATCCAGCGAGGAGACGGACGCGCCACTCGTCGCCGTCGGCGACGTTGTCACCTTCCACCTCCGCCGCGCCGGTCGCCCACCGGACGTAGCCATCATCGACGGCAAGACGAAACGTGAGGCCGTCGACGAGGAGATTCGTCGAGCAATCGAAACCGGCCGCCTCGTCGAAGTCACCAACGAACCGGGCACTCTCTCTTTCGATCTCGTTTCGGCGCTCGTCGAGGCGCTCGACGCCGAAGAACCGACGACGCTTCTCGTCACGGGCGAAGAGGACCTCGCGACGCTTCCGGCGGTCCTCGCCGCGCCGCTCGGGTCGACAGTCGTCTACGGCCAACCAGACGAAGGAATGGTCCGTGTGACCGTTACAGAGGCCGCTAAGACCGAAATGCGCGACCTCCTCGCGCAGTTCGACGGCGACATCGAGACGGTTCTTTCCCCCCTCGACACCTGA
- a CDS encoding DNA-directed RNA polymerase, with protein sequence MYKRVRLKDTVEVPPRHLGDVTPERVKRLLQDKLEGRMDEDVGSVVSVVNVNDIGEGTVLPNRPGVYYEADFDAITYDPDMQEVVDGIVVEVVEFGAFVGIGPVDGLLHVSQISDEYLAYDGENQQLASTESNQTLAVDDEVRARIVTKSIDERNPRDSKIGLTAKQPGLGKHGWLEAKRQQSEASAEGN encoded by the coding sequence ATGTACAAACGGGTACGACTCAAAGATACAGTCGAAGTCCCACCCCGACACTTGGGCGACGTGACGCCCGAGCGGGTCAAGCGACTGTTGCAGGACAAACTGGAAGGACGGATGGACGAAGACGTGGGGAGCGTCGTCAGTGTCGTGAACGTCAACGACATCGGCGAGGGCACCGTGTTGCCCAACCGCCCCGGCGTCTACTACGAAGCCGACTTCGACGCCATCACCTACGACCCCGACATGCAGGAGGTCGTCGATGGCATCGTGGTCGAAGTGGTCGAGTTCGGTGCCTTCGTCGGTATCGGTCCGGTCGACGGACTGCTGCACGTCTCACAGATTTCCGATGAATACCTCGCCTACGACGGCGAGAACCAGCAACTCGCATCCACCGAGTCCAACCAGACGCTCGCCGTGGACGACGAGGTGCGCGCCCGCATCGTCACAAAGAGCATCGACGAGCGCAACCCGCGCGACTCGAAGATTGGACTCACCGCCAAACAGCCGGGGCTCGGCAAGCACGGTTGGCTCGAAGCAAAGCGCCAGCAGAGCGAGGCCTCGGCGGAGGGTAACTGA
- the spt4 gene encoding transcription elongation factor subunit Spt4, whose product MAKQRLACRECHFVNDPNKQTCDNCGSTSLTEDWAGYVVITHPEESEIATEMNVTEPGGYALKVR is encoded by the coding sequence ATGGCGAAGCAGCGTCTCGCCTGCCGCGAGTGTCACTTCGTCAACGACCCGAACAAGCAGACGTGTGATAACTGTGGTTCGACGAGTCTCACCGAAGACTGGGCGGGCTACGTCGTCATCACCCACCCCGAAGAGAGCGAAATCGCCACCGAGATGAACGTCACCGAACCCGGCGGCTACGCGCTCAAGGTCCGCTGA
- a CDS encoding bifunctional N(6)-L-threonylcarbamoyladenine synthase/serine/threonine protein kinase yields MRILGIEGTAWAASAAVFETDDPDALSTETYRTPDPSADHVFIESNPYQPESGGIHPREAAEHMGNAIPEVVDTALAHAADRHDGDGPIVDGVAFSRGPGLGPCLRIVGTAARAVAQTLGVPLLGVNHMVAHLEIGRYQSGFESPVCLNASGANAHLLGYHNGRYRVLGETMDTGVGNSIDKFTRHVGWTHPGGPKVEQAAKDGSYVDLPYVVKGMDFSFSGIMSAAKQEADAGTPVEDICVGLQETIFAMLTEVAERALSLTGTDELVLGGGVGQNARLREMLAEMCEQRGAKFHAPEPRFLRDNAGMIAVLGARMLNSGDALSVEESSVDPNFRPDQVAVTWRGADESVARAYTDDGAIRGAEATVDIGTDEVVKRRVPKTYRHPELDDRLRRERTKAEARLTSDARRAGVRTPIVRDVDPIEAVITFQKVGDADLAERLSPEAARTVGEYLAKLHRVGIVHGDPTTRNVRVESGTHGTSRVFLIDFGLGFHTDHVEDHAMDLHVFAQSVEGTADDAEPLLDALEAGYESIGSDEVITRLREVESRGRYR; encoded by the coding sequence ATGCGCATTCTCGGAATCGAAGGTACAGCGTGGGCCGCGAGCGCCGCGGTTTTCGAAACGGACGACCCCGACGCGCTCAGTACTGAAACGTATCGAACGCCGGACCCGTCTGCGGACCACGTCTTTATCGAATCGAATCCCTACCAACCCGAAAGCGGCGGCATCCATCCGCGCGAGGCCGCAGAACACATGGGAAACGCTATTCCCGAAGTGGTCGACACGGCACTCGCACACGCCGCCGACAGACACGACGGTGACGGCCCGATTGTCGACGGCGTCGCCTTCTCTCGCGGCCCCGGGCTCGGCCCGTGTCTCCGTATCGTCGGCACCGCGGCCCGTGCTGTCGCCCAGACGCTCGGTGTGCCGCTCCTCGGCGTCAATCACATGGTCGCCCACCTCGAAATCGGGCGCTACCAATCCGGGTTCGAATCGCCCGTCTGTCTGAACGCGTCGGGCGCGAACGCCCACCTGCTCGGCTACCACAACGGTCGGTACCGCGTCCTCGGAGAGACGATGGACACCGGCGTCGGCAACTCCATCGACAAGTTCACCCGCCACGTCGGCTGGACTCACCCCGGCGGCCCGAAGGTCGAACAGGCCGCGAAAGACGGCTCGTACGTCGACTTGCCGTACGTCGTCAAGGGGATGGACTTCTCGTTTTCGGGCATCATGAGCGCCGCGAAGCAGGAAGCGGACGCCGGAACGCCCGTCGAAGACATCTGCGTCGGATTACAGGAGACCATCTTCGCGATGCTCACCGAAGTCGCCGAGCGCGCCCTGTCGCTGACGGGGACGGACGAACTCGTCCTCGGCGGCGGCGTCGGGCAGAACGCCCGTCTCCGCGAGATGCTCGCCGAAATGTGCGAGCAGCGCGGTGCGAAATTCCACGCACCCGAACCGCGGTTCCTCCGCGACAACGCGGGGATGATTGCGGTGCTCGGTGCACGGATGCTCAATTCGGGCGACGCGCTTTCGGTCGAAGAATCCTCGGTCGACCCGAACTTCCGCCCGGACCAGGTAGCGGTGACGTGGCGCGGGGCCGACGAATCGGTCGCGCGCGCGTACACCGACGACGGCGCAATCCGCGGGGCCGAAGCGACAGTCGATATCGGCACCGACGAGGTCGTAAAGCGGCGCGTCCCGAAGACGTATCGCCACCCCGAACTGGACGACCGACTCCGGCGCGAGCGGACGAAAGCCGAAGCGCGCCTGACGAGCGATGCGCGGCGCGCCGGCGTCCGAACACCAATCGTCCGCGACGTAGACCCCATCGAGGCCGTTATCACCTTCCAAAAGGTCGGTGATGCGGACCTCGCAGAGCGCCTCAGTCCCGAGGCCGCTCGTACTGTCGGCGAGTATCTCGCGAAACTCCACCGGGTAGGAATCGTTCACGGCGACCCGACCACACGGAACGTCCGCGTCGAGAGTGGGACGCACGGAACCTCTCGCGTCTTCCTCATCGACTTCGGTCTCGGGTTCCACACGGACCACGTCGAGGACCACGCGATGGACCTTCACGTATTCGCCCAGAGCGTCGAAGGCACCGCTGACGACGCCGAGCCGCTGCTCGACGCCCTCGAAGCGGGGTACGAATCTATCGGCTCCGACGAGGTCATTACCCGACTTCGCGAAGTCGAATCCCGCGGCCGGTACCGGTAG